The following coding sequences lie in one Shumkonia mesophila genomic window:
- the urtB gene encoding urea ABC transporter permease subunit UrtB, with translation MSVSLRSIVAVLLLAFALAGVPLAAKADAVTDGLAGLADRSFSRKVEAVTQLGASGDKRAEIILNALLDGRLYVRNADGAVVIGEERGQAFLAADPVLGGEAAEAPLADFTKITVNNRMRGAIRGALGALTLFSVDGATRAAAADAVFKTPSADMLPLLEKALARETDAGVKRRMERARAAVAAVGAGEVAERLAAIQILGDFADPDVRSLLGGLAAGDGEVARAAGLTLRRLDESLVLWGAAGNVFQGVSLGSVLLLAAVGLAITFGVMGVINMAHGELVMLGAYTTFVVQEAFRTHLPGAFDHSLFVAVPAAFLVSGLVGIALERGVIRFLYGRPLETLLATWGISLVLQQLVRSVFGPTNREVGSPSWMSGAYETASGLVLTYNRIAIIVFSLLVIGAIALVLRRTSLGLSMRAVTQNRRMAGAMGIRTGRVDALTFGLGSGIAGVAGVALSQIDNVSPNLGQAYIIDSFMVVVFGGVGNLWGTLVGAFTLGIVNKFLEPYAGAVLGKIFVLVAIILFIQKRPRGLFAPKGRAVEA, from the coding sequence ATGTCCGTCTCCCTGCGCTCGATCGTCGCGGTGCTGCTTCTGGCCTTCGCCCTTGCGGGTGTTCCGCTCGCCGCCAAGGCCGATGCCGTCACCGACGGGCTGGCCGGCCTGGCCGACCGCAGCTTTTCGCGCAAGGTCGAGGCCGTGACCCAACTGGGCGCCAGCGGCGACAAGCGGGCCGAAATCATCCTCAATGCCCTTCTCGACGGCCGCCTGTACGTGCGTAACGCCGATGGCGCCGTCGTCATCGGCGAGGAACGGGGCCAGGCCTTCCTGGCGGCCGACCCCGTCCTCGGGGGCGAGGCCGCCGAGGCGCCGCTCGCCGATTTCACCAAGATTACCGTCAACAACCGCATGCGCGGCGCCATCCGTGGCGCACTGGGCGCGCTGACCCTGTTTTCCGTCGACGGGGCCACCCGCGCCGCCGCCGCCGATGCCGTCTTCAAGACGCCGAGCGCCGACATGCTGCCGCTGCTCGAAAAGGCCCTGGCCCGCGAAACCGACGCCGGCGTCAAGCGCCGCATGGAGCGCGCCCGCGCGGCCGTTGCCGCCGTTGGCGCCGGCGAGGTGGCCGAACGCCTGGCCGCCATCCAGATCCTGGGCGATTTCGCCGATCCCGACGTCCGCTCGCTGCTGGGCGGCCTGGCGGCGGGGGACGGCGAGGTGGCCCGCGCCGCCGGCCTCACGCTCCGGCGCCTCGACGAAAGCCTCGTCCTGTGGGGGGCGGCGGGCAACGTCTTCCAGGGCGTGAGCCTGGGTTCCGTGCTGTTGCTGGCCGCCGTCGGTCTGGCCATCACCTTCGGCGTCATGGGCGTCATCAACATGGCGCACGGCGAACTGGTCATGCTGGGCGCCTATACCACCTTCGTCGTGCAGGAAGCCTTCCGCACTCATCTGCCCGGCGCCTTCGACCATTCGCTGTTCGTCGCCGTGCCCGCCGCCTTCCTGGTGTCCGGGCTGGTCGGCATCGCGCTGGAGCGCGGCGTCATCCGCTTCCTCTACGGCCGGCCGCTCGAAACCCTGCTGGCCACCTGGGGCATCAGTCTCGTCCTGCAACAGCTGGTGCGCAGCGTTTTCGGCCCGACCAACCGCGAGGTCGGCAGCCCGTCGTGGATGAGCGGCGCCTACGAGACGGCGAGCGGCTTGGTGCTCACCTACAATCGCATCGCCATCATCGTCTTCAGCCTGCTGGTCATCGGCGCCATCGCGCTGGTCCTGCGCAGGACGTCGCTCGGCCTGTCCATGCGCGCCGTCACCCAGAACCGGCGCATGGCCGGCGCCATGGGCATCCGCACCGGGCGGGTCGACGCGCTGACCTTCGGGCTGGGTTCCGGCATCGCCGGCGTCGCCGGAGTGGCCCTAAGCCAGATCGACAACGTCAGCCCCAACCTGGGCCAAGCCTACATCATCGATTCCTTCATGGTCGTGGTGTTCGGCGGCGTCGGCAACCTGTGGGGAACGCTGGTCGGCGCCTTCACCCTTGGCATCGTCAACAAGTTCCTGGAGCCCTATGCCGGCGCCGTGCTCGGCAAGATCTTCGTGCTCGTCGCCATCATCCTCTTCATCCAGAAGCGGCCGCGCGGCCTGTTCGCGCCCAAGGGCCGCGCGGTGGAGGCCTGA
- the urtA gene encoding urea ABC transporter substrate-binding protein, whose amino-acid sequence MKRSIRTLVGAGALAAVGAWGCGAQAAGDTIKVGVLHSLSGTMAISETTLKDTVLMLVDDLNKKGGLLGKKVEAVVVDPASNWPLFAEKARELISKDKVDVVFGCWTSVSRKSVLPVFEEMNGLLFYPVQYEGEESSRNVFYTGAAPNQQAIPAVDYLMGTDGGAAKRWVLLGTDYVYPRTTNKILRSYLHAKGVADADIMENYTPFGHSDWQTIVGEVKKFASAGKRTAVVSTINGDANVPFYKELANQGIKAEDIPVVAFSVGEEELAGLDTGPLVGHLAAWNYFMSVKAPENDAFIKKWHAYIKNPKRVTNDPMEAHYIGFNMWVQAVEQAGTTEVNAVRQAMYGQKVKNLTGGVSVMNANHHLSKPVLIGEIQSDGQFEVVWKTDGLVIGDAWSDFIPESSKLTANWTYPWVCGNCEKPKYPVN is encoded by the coding sequence ATGAAGCGGAGCATTCGAACCCTCGTCGGCGCCGGGGCGCTTGCCGCGGTCGGTGCGTGGGGCTGCGGCGCCCAGGCGGCGGGGGATACCATCAAGGTGGGCGTGCTGCATTCGCTTTCGGGGACGATGGCGATCAGCGAGACGACCCTCAAGGACACCGTTCTGATGCTGGTCGACGACCTGAACAAGAAGGGGGGGCTTCTTGGCAAGAAGGTCGAGGCCGTAGTCGTCGACCCGGCGTCCAACTGGCCGCTGTTCGCCGAAAAGGCGCGCGAACTGATATCCAAGGACAAGGTCGACGTCGTCTTCGGCTGCTGGACCTCGGTGTCGCGCAAATCGGTGCTGCCGGTGTTCGAGGAGATGAACGGGCTTTTGTTCTATCCGGTGCAGTACGAGGGCGAGGAAAGTTCGCGCAACGTCTTCTATACCGGCGCCGCGCCCAACCAGCAGGCGATCCCGGCGGTCGACTATCTGATGGGCACCGACGGCGGTGCCGCCAAGCGCTGGGTGCTGCTGGGGACCGACTACGTCTACCCGCGCACCACCAACAAGATCCTGCGCTCCTACCTGCATGCCAAGGGTGTCGCCGATGCCGACATCATGGAGAACTATACGCCGTTCGGCCATTCCGATTGGCAGACCATCGTCGGCGAGGTCAAGAAGTTCGCGTCGGCCGGCAAGCGCACGGCGGTGGTGTCGACCATCAACGGCGACGCCAACGTGCCCTTCTACAAGGAACTGGCTAACCAGGGCATCAAGGCCGAGGACATCCCGGTGGTCGCCTTCTCGGTCGGCGAAGAGGAACTGGCCGGGCTCGATACCGGGCCGCTGGTCGGTCATTTGGCCGCGTGGAACTATTTCATGAGCGTCAAGGCGCCCGAGAACGACGCCTTCATCAAGAAGTGGCACGCCTACATCAAGAATCCCAAGCGCGTCACCAACGACCCCATGGAAGCCCACTACATCGGCTTCAACATGTGGGTGCAGGCCGTCGAGCAGGCCGGCACCACCGAGGTCAACGCGGTGCGCCAGGCCATGTACGGCCAGAAGGTCAAGAACCTCACCGGCGGTGTCTCGGTGATGAACGCCAACCACCACCTGTCGAAGCCGGTCCTGATCGGCGAGATCCAGTCCGACGGGCAGTTCGAGGTGGTGTGGAAGACCGACGGCCTGGTCATCGGCGACGCCTGGTCGGACTTCATTCCGGAAAGCTCGAAACTGACCGCCAACTGGACCTATCCATGGGTCTGCGGCAACTGCGAGAAACCGAAATACCCCGTCAACTGA
- a CDS encoding PQQ-dependent sugar dehydrogenase, whose amino-acid sequence MRIRHVIAVSSALLLAAAAATAADDTRNLEKLSKFQLTGTSMDIPTIPQGGKKAENIRAFLKNVKVPQGFKIDLFAIVPDARHMAIGNNVGTVFVGTRKSKVYAATDRDMDREADEVKEFAPSLRMSVPNGLCMSPDGFLFIAEHNRVLVYPAAEFFYETPDVAAFVVVDQGQLVPTEEESFNHGARTCAIGPDNKLYITLGQPHNVTPADKVEAYRKLGIGGIIRMERDGTKREVVATGIRNSVGIAFNPANGQLWFTDNQVDGMGDDIPPGEINRLTTVGQHFGFPWYGGGKTRTTEFQNSEPPANAVFPEVEMDAHAADLGLTFYTGRTFPAKYRGGIFSAQHGSWNRTTPVGARVMFTPLKEDGGAGKTEVFASGWLDETTGEYRGRPVDVKTYLDGSLLVSDDKAGAIYRISYGN is encoded by the coding sequence ATGCGCATTCGCCACGTCATCGCCGTGTCCTCGGCCCTCCTGCTCGCGGCGGCAGCCGCGACGGCCGCCGACGACACTCGAAATCTGGAAAAACTGTCGAAGTTTCAGTTGACGGGGACCAGTATGGACATCCCCACCATCCCCCAGGGCGGCAAGAAGGCCGAGAACATCCGCGCCTTCCTCAAGAACGTCAAGGTGCCGCAAGGCTTCAAGATCGACCTCTTCGCCATCGTCCCGGACGCCCGCCACATGGCCATCGGCAACAATGTCGGCACGGTCTTCGTGGGAACCCGCAAAAGCAAGGTCTACGCCGCAACCGACCGCGACATGGACCGGGAGGCCGACGAGGTCAAGGAATTCGCACCCAGCCTGCGCATGAGCGTCCCCAATGGGCTCTGCATGAGCCCCGACGGCTTCCTGTTCATCGCCGAGCATAACCGGGTGCTGGTCTATCCGGCTGCCGAGTTCTTTTACGAGACCCCCGACGTCGCCGCCTTCGTGGTGGTCGATCAGGGCCAGTTGGTGCCGACCGAGGAAGAATCCTTCAACCATGGCGCCCGCACCTGCGCCATCGGCCCCGACAACAAGCTCTACATCACGCTCGGCCAGCCGCACAACGTGACCCCGGCCGACAAGGTCGAGGCCTACCGCAAGCTGGGCATCGGCGGCATCATCCGCATGGAGCGCGACGGCACCAAGCGCGAGGTGGTAGCCACCGGCATCCGCAATTCGGTCGGCATCGCCTTCAACCCAGCCAACGGGCAGCTGTGGTTCACCGACAACCAGGTCGACGGCATGGGCGACGACATTCCCCCGGGCGAGATCAACCGCCTCACCACCGTCGGCCAGCACTTCGGCTTCCCCTGGTATGGCGGCGGCAAGACGCGAACCACTGAGTTCCAGAATTCAGAACCACCGGCCAACGCGGTGTTCCCCGAGGTCGAGATGGACGCCCACGCAGCCGATCTCGGCTTGACGTTCTACACCGGCCGGACGTTTCCGGCGAAGTACCGGGGCGGCATCTTCAGCGCCCAGCACGGATCGTGGAACCGCACGACGCCGGTCGGCGCGCGCGTCATGTTCACGCCGCTCAAGGAAGACGGTGGCGCCGGCAAGACCGAGGTCTTCGCCTCCGGCTGGCTGGACGAGACGACCGGCGAGTACCGCGGCCGCCCGGTCGACGTCAAAACCTACCTGGACGGCTCGCTGCTGGTCTCCGACGACAAGGCCGGCGCCATCTACCGCATCTCGTACGGCAATTAG
- a CDS encoding c-type cytochrome has product MNRPFDLRPRRPLLLVTGLSLALALPTAAVAGDPAAGKAKAKACVNCHGLDGVSRAPDAPNLSGQVPEYLALQLRAYKAGERRHPVMNVVAQPLTDQDIDDLATWYSEIEITVTPPP; this is encoded by the coding sequence ATGAACCGACCTTTCGATCTTCGCCCCCGCCGCCCCCTCCTTCTCGTCACCGGCCTGTCGCTGGCCTTGGCGCTGCCCACGGCCGCCGTCGCCGGCGACCCGGCGGCCGGCAAGGCCAAGGCAAAGGCCTGCGTCAACTGCCACGGTCTCGACGGCGTCAGCCGGGCGCCCGATGCGCCCAACCTGTCGGGCCAGGTCCCGGAGTATCTGGCGTTGCAGCTGCGCGCCTATAAAGCCGGCGAGCGCCGCCATCCGGTAATGAACGTGGTCGCCCAGCCGCTCACCGATCAGGACATCGACGATCTGGCGACCTGGTATTCGGAGATCGAGATTACCGTGACGCCGCCGCCGTAA
- a CDS encoding YgiQ family radical SAM protein, giving the protein MPAAKDLFSYRPYWAQRFGPAPFLPTSQDEMDLLGWDSCDIVIVTGDAYVDHPSFGMAIVGRLLEAQGFRVGIIAQPDWTSAEPFAALGQPNLFFGVTGGNMDSMVNRYTSDRRLRHNDSYTPNDEGGKRPDRAVIVYAQRCREAFKEVPIVLGGIEASLRRIAHYDYWSDKVRRSILVDAKADILVYGNGERAIVEIAHRVAKGEKPRDMTDIRGTAFLRDAVPEGWTELDLTSIEDDAARPRVANDARETSVVRLPAFEQVSGDPALYAHASRQLHHESNPGNARALVQRHGDKELWLNPPPLPLSTPEMDGVYGLPYARAPHPVYKGARLPAWEMIRFSVNIMRGCFGGCTFCSITEHEGRIIQSRSEESILREIEQIRDKVEGFTGVISDLGGPTANMYRMACKDRKIEALCRRPSCVYPEVCKNLNADHDPLIRIYRKARELPGIKKVLIASGVRYDLAVQSPAYVKELASHHVGGYLKIAPEHTEAGPLSKMMKPGIGTYDRFKTLFDRFSKEAGKEQYLIPYFIAAHPGTTDEDMMNLALWLKRNGFRADQVQAFLPSPMAVATAMYHSGRNPLRPIRRHDEERVVTVKGLRQRRLHKAFLRYHDAENWPMLRDALKRMGRADLIGPGKQHLVPAWQPVGTGRAGGEGARTGRKHKDQVFLTQHTGLPRVPERRGAKGRAKPRLEKGR; this is encoded by the coding sequence ATGCCTGCCGCCAAGGATCTCTTCTCGTATCGTCCCTACTGGGCGCAACGATTCGGCCCGGCGCCGTTCCTGCCGACGTCGCAAGACGAGATGGACCTGCTGGGTTGGGATTCCTGCGATATCGTCATCGTCACCGGCGACGCCTACGTCGACCATCCCAGCTTCGGCATGGCCATCGTCGGCCGCCTGCTGGAGGCCCAAGGCTTTCGCGTCGGCATCATCGCCCAGCCCGACTGGACCTCGGCCGAGCCGTTCGCGGCGCTGGGCCAACCCAATCTCTTTTTCGGGGTGACCGGCGGCAACATGGACTCCATGGTCAACCGCTACACCTCGGACCGTCGGCTGCGCCACAACGACAGCTATACCCCCAATGACGAGGGCGGCAAACGGCCGGACCGCGCTGTCATCGTCTACGCCCAGCGCTGCCGCGAGGCCTTCAAGGAGGTTCCGATCGTGCTGGGCGGCATCGAGGCGTCGCTGCGCCGCATCGCCCATTACGACTACTGGTCGGACAAGGTGCGCCGCTCCATTCTCGTCGACGCCAAGGCCGACATCCTGGTCTATGGCAACGGCGAGCGCGCCATCGTCGAGATCGCGCATCGTGTCGCCAAGGGGGAAAAGCCGCGCGACATGACCGACATTCGCGGCACCGCCTTCCTGCGCGATGCCGTGCCGGAGGGCTGGACGGAGCTGGATCTCACCAGTATCGAGGACGATGCGGCGCGGCCACGCGTCGCCAACGATGCGCGCGAGACCAGCGTCGTGCGGCTGCCGGCCTTCGAGCAGGTGAGCGGCGATCCGGCGCTGTACGCCCACGCCTCGCGGCAGTTGCACCACGAGAGCAACCCGGGCAACGCCCGCGCCCTGGTGCAGCGGCACGGCGACAAGGAATTGTGGCTGAACCCGCCGCCTCTCCCGCTTTCGACGCCCGAAATGGACGGCGTCTACGGCCTGCCCTACGCGCGTGCGCCGCATCCCGTCTACAAGGGCGCGCGCCTGCCAGCCTGGGAGATGATCCGCTTCTCGGTCAACATCATGCGCGGCTGTTTCGGCGGCTGCACCTTCTGCTCGATCACCGAGCACGAGGGCCGCATCATCCAGAGCCGCTCGGAGGAATCGATCCTGCGCGAGATCGAGCAGATCCGCGACAAGGTCGAGGGCTTCACCGGCGTCATCTCGGACTTGGGCGGGCCCACCGCCAACATGTACCGCATGGCCTGCAAGGACAGGAAGATCGAGGCGCTGTGCCGGCGGCCGTCCTGCGTCTATCCCGAGGTCTGCAAGAACCTGAACGCCGACCACGACCCCTTGATCCGCATCTATCGCAAGGCCCGCGAACTGCCTGGCATCAAGAAGGTACTGATCGCCTCGGGCGTGCGCTACGACCTGGCGGTGCAAAGCCCGGCCTATGTCAAGGAACTGGCCTCCCACCACGTCGGCGGCTACCTCAAGATCGCCCCCGAGCACACCGAGGCGGGACCGCTTTCCAAGATGATGAAGCCGGGGATCGGCACCTACGACCGCTTCAAGACGCTGTTCGACCGCTTCTCGAAGGAGGCTGGCAAGGAGCAGTACCTGATTCCCTATTTCATCGCCGCCCATCCCGGCACCACGGATGAGGACATGATGAACCTGGCGCTTTGGCTCAAGCGCAACGGTTTTCGCGCCGACCAGGTGCAAGCCTTCCTTCCCTCGCCGATGGCGGTGGCCACCGCCATGTACCACAGCGGGCGCAACCCGTTGCGTCCGATACGCAGGCACGACGAGGAACGGGTGGTGACGGTGAAGGGGCTGAGGCAGCGCCGCCTGCACAAGGCCTTTCTGCGCTATCACGACGCCGAGAACTGGCCGATGCTGCGCGACGCCCTCAAGCGCATGGGCCGGGCCGACCTTATCGGCCCCGGCAAGCAGCACCTGGTGCCGGCCTGGCAGCCGGTCGGAACCGGCCGGGCCGGTGGCGAGGGCGCGCGCACCGGGCGCAAGCACAAGGACCAGGTGTTCCTGACCCAGCACACCGGCCTGCCGCGCGTGCCCGAACGGCGGGGGGCCAAAGGCCGCGCCAAGCCCCGGTTGGAAAAAGGCCGGTAA
- a CDS encoding ABC transporter ATP-binding protein, which produces MTVNAASCRVTLEGVTKAFDGNVVIDAIDLDIKAGSLTTLLGPSGCGKTTILRLIAGLEMADGGHIRIGEQDVTALSASHRDVAMVFQSYALFPHMTVEENVGYGLKVQNVAAAERRSRVQAALADVGLAGFGDRYIDQMSGGQQQRVAVARALILEPKVMLFDEPLSNLDTKLRRSMREDIRRLQQSTGITSVYVTHDQSEALAVSDEVVVMSAGKIAQIGTPEELYRRPASTFVATFMGDANILQGKAAGSGGAFVIEIGDYRLALSDVRPEVSAGPVSIAVRPESMRLLRPGTGEGLPAEVRSWAYVGSANEYLVDYRGEELFVITPAGSSVFRPGEAVAVAIDPFGVAVI; this is translated from the coding sequence ATGACCGTCAATGCCGCATCCTGCCGCGTCACCCTTGAAGGCGTCACCAAGGCGTTCGACGGCAACGTCGTCATCGACGCCATCGACCTCGACATCAAGGCGGGCAGCCTGACCACCCTGCTCGGGCCGTCGGGCTGTGGCAAGACGACCATCCTGAGGCTGATCGCCGGGCTGGAGATGGCCGACGGCGGGCACATCCGTATCGGCGAGCAGGACGTCACCGCGCTGTCGGCCAGCCATCGCGACGTCGCCATGGTGTTCCAGTCCTACGCCCTTTTCCCGCACATGACGGTCGAGGAAAACGTCGGCTACGGCCTCAAGGTGCAGAACGTGGCGGCTGCCGAGCGGCGCTCCCGCGTGCAGGCGGCGCTGGCCGACGTCGGCCTGGCCGGCTTCGGCGACCGCTACATCGACCAGATGTCGGGCGGCCAGCAGCAGCGGGTGGCGGTGGCCCGTGCCCTTATTCTCGAACCCAAGGTGATGCTGTTCGACGAACCCCTGAGCAACCTGGACACCAAGCTCAGGCGCAGCATGCGCGAGGACATCCGGCGGCTGCAGCAAAGCACCGGCATCACCTCGGTTTACGTCACCCACGACCAGTCGGAAGCGCTGGCCGTTTCCGACGAGGTGGTGGTGATGAGTGCCGGCAAGATCGCCCAGATCGGAACGCCCGAGGAGCTGTATCGCCGGCCTGCCTCGACCTTCGTCGCCACCTTCATGGGCGATGCCAATATCCTGCAAGGCAAGGCGGCGGGGAGCGGCGGCGCGTTCGTCATCGAAATCGGCGACTACCGGCTGGCCCTTTCCGACGTGCGGCCGGAGGTGTCGGCGGGGCCGGTCAGCATCGCGGTGCGGCCGGAGTCCATGCGGCTGCTGCGCCCGGGAACGGGGGAGGGGCTGCCGGCCGAGGTTCGCTCGTGGGCCTACGTCGGATCGGCCAACGAGTACCTCGTGGACTATCGGGGCGAGGAGTTGTTCGTCATCACGCCGGCGGGGTCTTCCGTATTCCGTCCCGGCGAAGCGGTGGCCGTCGCCATCGATCCCTTCGGCGTCGCCGTCATCTAG
- a CDS encoding ABC transporter permease has translation MEADRSGRAVLVWSLAGLAAFAVLPWKALEYGLFDALASELWDAVGWRLTGFLPWLPTLACLLLAARPWRNTEPALRFRIDAAVSATTLIGLLVGAKILGVPLGLGAAVQVVVLGAVAALAVARLGYVQGDAFMTGSILLIAGLVILFILFPISTILIKVLVDAKGVFTPFRFVEIVTSAGFGRVLLNSMVLAAAVGVSTTVLGFVFALYAVRATSRFRGLIRIFSILPIITPPFVVGLALILIFGRSGTINDVLAALFGSNGLLVPDGDPGWFQRSGYIYGFAGIFLAQTLAFTPVSYLVLHGLFGTISPALEEASLTMRASDWQTFRHVTFPLLRPGIANAFLLSVIESLADFGNPLILGGDFDVLATEIYFSIVGSRLDYARAGALGLTLLSISLAIFIIQNRWIGRKSYVTVTGKGTGGHLTAMPEWLQLACGVIVYGWIAFNAVLYGSIFMGGLVVNWGADYTPTFAHHAELWLAGLGYGGWPSYLNTMKLALIAAPLTAVLGILIAYVTTRKRFVGRGFVDFGAMVSFAIPGTVMGVAYILAFNVPPVQLTGTALILVISFVFRNMPVGIRTGVSALSQIDKSLEEASLTQRAGSLRTIVSVVLPLLRPAIISASVYSFIRAVTSVSAVIFLVTAQTNVSTTYILARVERGNYGVAVAYGSVLILTMLIVSMLIDHFVGRSRVQRRVAWKERKA, from the coding sequence TTGGAAGCCGATCGAAGCGGCCGCGCGGTTCTCGTGTGGTCCCTGGCCGGCCTCGCGGCCTTCGCCGTACTGCCGTGGAAGGCCCTCGAATACGGCCTGTTCGATGCCTTGGCTTCGGAGTTGTGGGACGCAGTGGGCTGGCGCCTGACCGGGTTTCTTCCCTGGTTGCCGACGCTGGCCTGCCTGTTGCTTGCCGCCCGTCCCTGGCGCAACACGGAACCCGCACTTCGCTTCCGCATCGACGCGGCGGTCTCCGCGACGACCCTCATCGGCCTGCTGGTCGGCGCCAAGATCCTGGGCGTGCCGCTTGGACTGGGGGCGGCCGTGCAGGTGGTGGTCCTAGGCGCCGTTGCCGCGCTGGCCGTCGCCCGGCTTGGCTACGTGCAGGGCGACGCCTTCATGACCGGTTCGATCCTGCTCATTGCCGGGCTTGTCATCCTTTTCATCCTGTTTCCGATCTCGACCATCCTGATCAAGGTCCTGGTCGACGCCAAGGGCGTCTTCACGCCGTTCCGCTTCGTCGAGATCGTGACGTCGGCCGGCTTCGGCCGGGTGCTCCTCAATTCGATGGTGCTGGCCGCCGCGGTCGGCGTTTCGACCACCGTGCTGGGCTTCGTCTTTGCCCTATACGCGGTGCGCGCCACGTCCCGGTTCCGCGGCCTGATCCGCATCTTTTCGATCCTGCCCATCATCACGCCGCCCTTCGTGGTCGGCCTCGCCCTCATCCTCATCTTCGGCCGCTCGGGCACCATCAACGACGTCCTTGCCGCCCTTTTCGGCAGCAACGGCCTTTTGGTTCCCGACGGCGATCCCGGCTGGTTCCAGCGCTCCGGCTACATCTATGGCTTCGCCGGCATCTTCCTGGCCCAGACCCTGGCTTTCACGCCGGTCAGCTACCTTGTCCTGCACGGCCTGTTCGGGACCATCAGCCCGGCGCTCGAGGAAGCCTCGCTGACCATGCGGGCATCGGACTGGCAAACCTTCCGCCACGTCACCTTTCCGCTGCTTCGGCCCGGCATCGCCAACGCCTTCCTTCTTTCCGTCATCGAATCGCTGGCCGATTTCGGCAATCCCCTGATCCTGGGCGGCGATTTCGACGTTCTGGCGACGGAAATCTACTTCAGCATCGTCGGTTCCCGGCTCGACTACGCCCGGGCGGGGGCGTTGGGGCTCACGCTGCTCTCGATTTCGCTCGCCATTTTCATCATTCAAAACCGCTGGATCGGCCGCAAGTCCTACGTCACGGTCACCGGCAAGGGCACCGGCGGCCATCTGACGGCGATGCCGGAATGGCTGCAACTCGCCTGCGGCGTCATCGTCTACGGGTGGATCGCCTTCAACGCCGTCCTCTACGGCAGCATCTTCATGGGCGGGTTGGTGGTGAACTGGGGTGCCGACTACACGCCGACCTTCGCGCATCACGCCGAACTGTGGCTGGCGGGCCTGGGCTACGGCGGCTGGCCGTCCTACCTCAACACCATGAAGCTCGCGCTGATTGCCGCACCCCTGACCGCGGTGCTCGGCATCCTCATCGCCTACGTCACCACCCGCAAGCGCTTCGTCGGCCGCGGCTTCGTCGATTTCGGGGCGATGGTGTCGTTTGCCATCCCGGGCACGGTGATGGGCGTAGCCTACATTCTCGCATTCAACGTGCCGCCCGTGCAGTTGACCGGCACCGCGCTGATCCTGGTCATTTCGTTTGTCTTCCGCAACATGCCGGTCGGCATCCGCACCGGCGTTTCGGCCCTCTCGCAGATCGACAAGTCGCTGGAGGAGGCGTCGCTGACCCAGCGGGCCGGCTCGCTGCGCACCATCGTCTCGGTGGTGCTGCCGCTCCTGCGACCGGCCATCATTTCGGCCAGCGTCTACAGCTTCATCCGCGCCGTCACATCGGTCAGCGCCGTTATCTTTCTGGTCACCGCCCAGACCAACGTCTCCACCACCTACATCCTGGCCAGGGTCGAGCGCGGCAACTACGGCGTCGCCGTCGCCTATGGTTCCGTTCTCATCCTCACCATGCTGATCGTCTCCATGCTCATCGACCACTTCGTCGGCCGCTCGCGCGTGCAGCGCCGAGTGGCCTGGAAGGAACGCAAGGCATGA
- a CDS encoding ABC transporter substrate-binding protein, translated as MKRFVIPVLVAAAFAFGGGDASAKGRLVVYCSALPDWCEKAVETFGKSKDVAVSMTPIGSGSGYARILAEKDNPQADIWYGGTLDPHSQAGVNGLLEAYQSPMLKEVAEPYRNPATSKGYHSAGIYVGILGFSYNTELLKQQKLAEPKCWADLTKPEYKGLIQMANPESSGTAYTALATYVQLWGEDKAFDYLKALHKNIAQYTKSGSAPGTAVARGEALIGFGFLHDHAKEIKAGFPLKMVVPCEGTGYEIGGLSVIKGARNMDNAKLFVDWALSKEGQEVAATTGSFQTPTNVNAKIPPEAIRMEGVKLINYDFVKYGSEKTRNQVIDRWIKEVKPLAR; from the coding sequence ATGAAGCGATTCGTCATTCCCGTTCTCGTCGCGGCGGCTTTTGCCTTCGGCGGTGGCGATGCGTCGGCCAAGGGCCGGCTGGTGGTCTATTGCAGCGCACTGCCCGATTGGTGCGAAAAGGCGGTGGAGACGTTCGGCAAGTCGAAAGACGTCGCCGTGTCGATGACGCCGATCGGCTCGGGCAGCGGCTATGCCCGCATCCTGGCCGAAAAGGACAATCCGCAGGCCGACATCTGGTACGGCGGTACGCTGGACCCGCACAGCCAGGCCGGCGTCAACGGCCTGCTCGAAGCCTATCAGTCGCCCATGCTCAAGGAAGTCGCCGAGCCCTACCGCAATCCGGCGACCAGCAAGGGCTATCACTCGGCGGGCATCTACGTCGGCATTCTCGGATTCAGCTACAACACCGAGCTGCTGAAGCAGCAGAAACTGGCGGAACCCAAGTGCTGGGCCGACCTCACCAAGCCCGAATACAAGGGGCTGATCCAGATGGCCAACCCGGAAAGCTCGGGCACGGCCTACACGGCGCTCGCCACCTATGTCCAACTGTGGGGCGAGGACAAGGCCTTCGACTACCTGAAGGCGCTGCACAAGAACATCGCCCAGTACACCAAGTCGGGCTCGGCCCCCGGCACCGCGGTGGCGCGCGGCGAGGCTTTGATCGGCTTCGGCTTCCTGCACGACCACGCCAAGGAGATCAAGGCCGGCTTTCCGCTCAAGATGGTAGTCCCCTGCGAGGGGACCGGCTACGAGATCGGTGGCTTGAGCGTCATCAAGGGCGCCCGCAACATGGACAACGCCAAGCTGTTCGTCGACTGGGCGCTGTCGAAGGAAGGCCAGGAAGTGGCGGCGACGACGGGGTCGTTCCAGACGCCGACCAACGTCAACGCCAAGATCCCGCCCGAGGCCATCCGCATGGAAGGCGTCAAGCTCATCAACTATGACTTCGTGAAGTACGGCAGCGAGAAGACGCGCAACCAGGTCATCGACCGCTGGATCAAGGAGGTGAAGCCGCTGGCGCGCTGA